From Micromonospora echinospora:
GCGTGGGCCGCCCCACCGGCGCAGGATCTCCTCCACCTCGGCGGCGTCGTCCCGGGTCAGGACGTGCTCGTAGCGGGGGAGCTGGAACTTCAGCGTCGCGGTGGCCGAGGCGAACTGGCCGCGCGGGTCGGCGAAGATGGCGGCCCGCAGCCGCAGCGGGTGCGGCGCACCGAGCACCACGAGCCGCCGGACCAGGGTCGGGTGGAAGGAGGCGGCGGTCCAGCCGATGAGCCCGCCCGCGCCGGTGCCGACCACCGTGGCCGACCGCTCGCCCAGTGCGCGGATCAGGCCGGCGACGTCGGCGGCGAGCGTGTAGCCGTCGTACCCCCGGGGTGGCTTGTCGCTCGCGCCGTAGCCGCGCAGGTCGACGGCGACCGCCCGGAAGCCCGCGTCCGCGACCGCCGGAAGCATCTCGTGCCAGGCGTACCAGTACTCGGGGAAGCCGTGCAGGAAGAGCACCATCGGGCCGGCGCCCGCCTCGACGACGTGGAACCGGCTGCCGTTGGCGCCGACGAACCGATGCGTCCACGGCCCTTCGGGCAGGACGCAGGACTCGTCGACGGGTCCGCCGCGCTGGTCGGTCATGGGGCACAGCCTAGGGCCGCCGCTCGCGCATCGGGCTCGCAGGTGACCAGGATCAGGGATTTCTCCGGGAGGCGACCCGTCGAGCCCTGAGATCGCTTGTGACGTCAGGATTCGACGACGCGCATCGGGATGCCGGGCCCGCAGTCGACCGAGCGGTCCCGCGCGGTGAGCCGCAGCGAGACGAAGTCGCCCTTGCGCAGTTCCCCGGTGTTCGGGCCGTACACGGCGTACTCCGTGCCGTTCTCGTCCATCAGGCCGTAGCAGGGGCCGGAGCCGCCCCGGATGATCCAGCCGGCGACGACGCCGGCCGGCCGGTTGTCGGTCGGCTTCTTCGGCGGGCCGGCGGGACGCCGCAGCGTCGGCAGTTCGGTGGCGGACAGCGGCGTGGGCCGGTCGGCGGGCGTGGCCGCGCCGCTCGCGGCCGGTGCGTCGGCTCGGGACGCGGGCGGCGTGACCGGGCCGGCGGAGGCCGGGGTGGGCGGCTGGTGGTCGTCGGACACGGGTCCTCCGTTTCCGGCGCAGCCCGCGGCGGCGAGCAGCGCCGTCGCGAGAGCGGCCGGCAGGGCGGTACGGGGCGTCACGCGGGTAGGACGCGGGCATGGGCCGGCGGGTTCCGGTGGAAAGGGCGATGCCCGGGCGGGGAGCCCGCCCGGGCATCGCGTGGCGCGTCGATCAGTGGATCAGGAGAAGCGGACCTTCAGCGAGGTGCCGTTCTGCTCCAGGACCTTGATCTTGGTGCCGGTGGCCGGGAGCTTGACGCCGTGGTTCGGCAGCTCCGGGTACCAGTACTGCTTGGTGTCGTCGAACAGCGGCTGCGCGTCCTGGCCGCGGATGTACTGCGGCTGGCTGTTGATGTGCAGCGTGAACGAGTCGGCCTTCTTCAGGCTGAACGGCGCGTCGTAGACCTGGACGCGGGCCCGCCAGGGCTGCCCGGTCAGGTTGTAGATCGGCCGCGGGTGCGCGTCGATGATCATGTTCCGACCCTCACCCGGGTGCGCGAACGTGTCGTTGTCCGCGAACCGGAGGTTCCAGTAGGAGATCAGCAGACCCTCCTGGTACGCGTAGTGGTCCACGTAGTCCGGGCGGGTGTTCGCGTAGCCGAAGAAGTACGGGCCGGTCTTGAGGTACTTGTCGTACGAGACGTACGACCGGTGGCCGGCGATGTAGTAGTTGTCGAACTTACGGGTGTAGGTCTCCTCGACGATGCTGAAGCCGCTGAGGGTCCAGCCGTTCGCGCCGGCCTCGGCGCCGTCGGTGAGCACCGTCTGGCCGTCGGCGGTCACGGTGACCGCGTCACCGTAGAAGCCGCCCTCGGAGACGCCGCCGTCCGTCTGGTAGCGGAGCCGGAACTGCACGACCTTGCCGGCGACCGCGTCCATCGGGATGTTGACGTCGACCCACTGGTTGTTGCTGGAGCCGTCCAGGGCGTAGCGCCCGGGGGAGATCTCCTTCAGCGGGGTGCCGTTGGCCGTACCGGGCAGCGAGGCCCAGGTCTGGCCACCGTCGACGGACGCCTCGAAGAACAGGTAGTCGTAGTCCGCCTCGATGCTGTAGCGACCCTTCATCGACAGCGCGGCGCTGGTCTTCCCGGTGAGGTCGACAGTGCGCGTCATCGTGTTGTTCAGGTCGTCGTCGTTGCCCGAGAAGAACTGCTTCGTACCCTCGAACGGCTTGCCGTTCTGGAACGTGTACTCCCGCTGCGGCAGCACCACCACGGCGCCCTGGGCCTTGCTGGAGTTGTACTCCTGCGGCCCGAGTTCCAGGGTGCGCTTCTGGCCGGCGACGATCACCTCGTAGTCGAGCCAGCCGAGTTGGAGCTTGTTCCAGGCGCCGAGGTCGCCACCGCGCTCGCCGATGCCACCGTCGTTCTTGGCGCCGAGCCGGCTCTGGGCCATCAGGGTCCAGTGCTCGTTGTTGTTGTCCCCACCACTGACCACGTTGTAGTCGTCCGGCAGACCGAGGTCGTGGCCGTACTCGTGGTAGAAGACGCTGCGGCCACCGTTCTCCGGCTGGATCGTGTAGTCACCGATCCAGACGCCGGTGTTGCCGATCTGGGTGCCGCCGGCCGGGAAGTTCTCCGGGCCGGTGTTGCCCTGGTCGCTGGCGAAGGCGTACCACCGGTGGCTCCAGATGGCGTCCTCACCCTGGTACGGGTCACCGTCGGCCTCGTCACCGCCGGCGTGGACGATCTGGAAGTGGTCGATGTAGCCGTCCGGCTCGTTGAAGTCGCCGTCGCCGTCGAAGTCGTACCGGTCCCACTCGTCCATCGCCTTGACGTCCGCGGCGATCTCCGCGTCGGAGCGGCCCTGCGCCTTCTGGTCGGCGACCCACTGGTTGGCGGCGTCGCGGACCAGGGCCCAGGTGTTGGTGCAGACGTTCGAGGCGCACGGGTAGCCGCCGGAGCGGCCGTAGCGAGCCTCGTTGTACCGCACCTTCACCCAGTTGGTGACCTCGCCGTCGACGCTGTACCGACCCGAGGACTGGGCCTCGTAGTACTGCTTCAGCGACTCCTCGCCGGGCTTGGTGCCGAAGTACAGATCCCGGTAGTAGTCGGCGCTGTAGTCCGCCTGCCAGACCGTGGAGTTGTCCACCGCCCGGTTGGGCTGGGGGATCTGGTTGCGGAGCGGACCGTCGAACCGGGTCGGGCCCGGGGTGTCCGGGTCGGTGTCCTGGTCCGGGTAGTTCGGGTGCCGCTCGTCGCCGAACTCCGCGAGGATGACGAAGATCTTGTCGGTCCGCTCGCGGGAGAGTTCGACGTACTGGTCCTTGGTCGGACCCTTGCCTGCCTTGGTGCTCTTGGCTGCCTTGCCCGCCGCGGGACCGGCGACAGCCTGCTCGCCGACCTTGACGACCTTGCTGCCGTTGATCTTCTGGGCCTTCGCCCTGCCGGACAGGACCTCGCTGAGGCCCTCCTGGCGCAGCGCGCGCCGCTTCTCCTCCAGCGGGTTGGGCAGGTCGTGCTCAGCCTGCGCAGGCTCGGCCACCGACGGAGCGGCGGCCGGCAGCTTCGGCGTCGGCGCGGCGCTGGCGGACGTGCCTGCCATCAGTCCCGTCGCGGTCAGCGAAAGCCCGAGCAGACCCACTGCGACTTTGCGCACGTGGTACCTCCGGTGTGAGGGAACCGGCCCAACTGGGGGTACGGGCCGGTGGAACGTCCCACTAGTGGGACCAAGGGTGAACATAGACACTGCTGCGACTGGTGGGAAGATGCGTGCGTCGATTTGTTGCAACTTTTTGTTGAGAACGCTTTTCACCGTCACATGACAGCCGTTCGCCGAGCCGTTGACCAGCAACGATGCGCTCAGCGGTGAGTGCAGTGACATGCATGGATTAATCGGTTACGCGGAAGGGCCGGGAGCGCGAGCGCTCCCGGCCCTTCCCCCATCGAGCTGGATCAGATCATTTTTCGGTCATTCCGGTTCCGCTTTGACCGCGCCCGTTTCAGCTACGCGGCGGTACCACGTACACTTGGGCGTACGAGTTGTCCTTGGCGGCCCGCTTGATGATGATCGAGACGCCGTACTGGACGCCCGCGTCACCCGGGTTGCCGGTGCCGAGCACGATCGCCCCGCCACCCAGCGTCGAACCGTAGTAGTCGGTCGCCGGAGTGCCGTCCGGGTTCACCACCCGGGTCGTGTACTGCTGGTTGCCCCGGGACGGGATGACCACCGAGGCGTCGTTGTCCCGCGCGTACGCGGCGCCGTCACGGATCTCGATGCCCGGGTACCAGCCCTTGGCGTCGGTGAAGCCCTTCACCGGCGCCTGCGGGCCGAACTTCGTGCAGTACTCGCTGTACGGCTCGTCCGCCGCCTCCAGGCACTCCTTGAAGGGGTACGTGGGCTTGAGGCCGAACGCGGCGTTGGAGGACTGCGGCCGGCTGGGCAGGTTCTTCAGCACCGACGGGTCCTTCTCGGCCGCGGTGCCCTTGCGGCGCAGCGGGTCGTTGTGCGAGTCGACGATCAGCAGACCGCCCTTCGCGCCGTAGCTGGGCAGCGCGGTCATCTGCGCGGTGACGTGGTTGACGTCGCCGAGTTGGGTGTCCCGGTACCAGACCAGCATGCCCGGCGCGTTGTACGCGATCCGGTCGACCTTCCAGGCCTCGTGCGAGTAGACGGTGTCGTAGGTGTACTTCAGGCCGTTGTCGAAGCCGTCGAAGTTGCGCCACTCGGCCAGGTAGTAGTGCGACTTGACCTGCGTGCCCGAGTCGATGTACCAACCCGCGCCGCTGGTGTCGGTGAAGGTGCCGCCGGTCTGGGTCCAGCCCGCCGTGCCGCTCTCGACGTCGTCGCTCCACGTGGTCGCGCCGCCGCCGGTCACCGAGAAGTCGTCGGCGAACCAGCCGCGCTCGACGAACGCCTCGTCGGTGGCGTACCGCAGCCGCACCTGCACGGTCTGCCCGGCGAACGACGACAGGTCGACGTAGTCGTGCCGCCAGCCGCCGGTGCTGCCGCTCAGGCCGTACTTCTTGTTGCCGAAGTCGACCATCCGGCCGTTCGGGTCGGCGTAGCCGTCGTTGGTGGAGACCAGCGCGCCGCCCTCGGCGTACACCTTCTGCTCGTTCCAGGTGGCGCCGCCGTCGGTGGAGACCTCGACGAAGCCGAAGTCCCAGTCCGCCTCGATGACGTAGTTGTTCCACATCCAGAACTTCGCGTCGGCGGCGTTCGGGACGGTCACCGTGCGGCTCAGCTTGACGTCGGCCCAGTTCTGGTCCGCGCCGGAGTACCACATGTTCCCGCCGCTGTGCGGCGTCGCCAGCGAGATCACCTTGTCCGGCAGGTCGATCTTGATGCCGTCCTCGGTGCCGACCGGCGTGCGAGAGGTCTGCCCGAGCTTGACCAGCTTGGACCGGTCACCCGGCCCGAACGTCTTCGGCTCGGCCCAGCCGAGCACCCACTTGTCCCAGAGGCCCATGTGCG
This genomic window contains:
- a CDS encoding alpha/beta fold hydrolase → MTDQRGGPVDESCVLPEGPWTHRFVGANGSRFHVVEAGAGPMVLFLHGFPEYWYAWHEMLPAVADAGFRAVAVDLRGYGASDKPPRGYDGYTLAADVAGLIRALGERSATVVGTGAGGLIGWTAASFHPTLVRRLVVLGAPHPLRLRAAIFADPRGQFASATATLKFQLPRYEHVLTRDDAAEVEEILRRWGGPRWADSPDFADYAHCCRVAMQIPQAAFCALEGYRWAFRSVLRLHGYRFVKLMQKPLVTPTLQLHGALDRASLPRTAQGSGRYVSAPYEWRLLDDVGHFPHVEARDLVLGEILRWAKS
- a CDS encoding immune inhibitor A domain-containing protein — translated: MGLLGLSLTATGLMAGTSASAAPTPKLPAAAPSVAEPAQAEHDLPNPLEEKRRALRQEGLSEVLSGRAKAQKINGSKVVKVGEQAVAGPAAGKAAKSTKAGKGPTKDQYVELSRERTDKIFVILAEFGDERHPNYPDQDTDPDTPGPTRFDGPLRNQIPQPNRAVDNSTVWQADYSADYYRDLYFGTKPGEESLKQYYEAQSSGRYSVDGEVTNWVKVRYNEARYGRSGGYPCASNVCTNTWALVRDAANQWVADQKAQGRSDAEIAADVKAMDEWDRYDFDGDGDFNEPDGYIDHFQIVHAGGDEADGDPYQGEDAIWSHRWYAFASDQGNTGPENFPAGGTQIGNTGVWIGDYTIQPENGGRSVFYHEYGHDLGLPDDYNVVSGGDNNNEHWTLMAQSRLGAKNDGGIGERGGDLGAWNKLQLGWLDYEVIVAGQKRTLELGPQEYNSSKAQGAVVVLPQREYTFQNGKPFEGTKQFFSGNDDDLNNTMTRTVDLTGKTSAALSMKGRYSIEADYDYLFFEASVDGGQTWASLPGTANGTPLKEISPGRYALDGSSNNQWVDVNIPMDAVAGKVVQFRLRYQTDGGVSEGGFYGDAVTVTADGQTVLTDGAEAGANGWTLSGFSIVEETYTRKFDNYYIAGHRSYVSYDKYLKTGPYFFGYANTRPDYVDHYAYQEGLLISYWNLRFADNDTFAHPGEGRNMIIDAHPRPIYNLTGQPWRARVQVYDAPFSLKKADSFTLHINSQPQYIRGQDAQPLFDDTKQYWYPELPNHGVKLPATGTKIKVLEQNGTSLKVRFS
- a CDS encoding immune inhibitor A, whose product is MSQHRARRRLLVALPVIALAATSLTATGSAAAQPSRSAPVTIGADEHYINYAEPEVQPDTGGKEIKGRDGVFSSPADEARAYDRKYAGGNPIAARELAKLEAKSIRTGHSPRKIKKAKSTQTAKLLTLLVEFNDKANDDFTNVMVPKTVFEDRTCVPGTVQNGPRHNTIPNPATLPHKDNNSMWVPDFSPAHYDKMLYSKKGITERVRKDLKGPDGKPGISLAGRTMHNMYLEMSKGAYTVDGQASPWITVPHSEGWYAASRCFQDENGNWVAGREQSMNGHPDNPQGAGRLATDAIDALAASDPSFPWADYDIEDQSDRDGDGNYHEPDGVIDHLVLVHANQGKSRGGGDVGIYSVWAHSSTVTGGYTIPGTNLKVSNYIVQPEDAGVGVFAHEFGHDLGLPDLYDTSGNADSDVDFWDLMASGSHSGEIFQALPTHMGLWDKWVLGWAEPKTFGPGDRSKLVKLGQTSRTPVGTEDGIKIDLPDKVISLATPHSGGNMWYSGADQNWADVKLSRTVTVPNAADAKFWMWNNYVIEADWDFGFVEVSTDGGATWNEQKVYAEGGALVSTNDGYADPNGRMVDFGNKKYGLSGSTGGWRHDYVDLSSFAGQTVQVRLRYATDEAFVERGWFADDFSVTGGGATTWSDDVESGTAGWTQTGGTFTDTSGAGWYIDSGTQVKSHYYLAEWRNFDGFDNGLKYTYDTVYSHEAWKVDRIAYNAPGMLVWYRDTQLGDVNHVTAQMTALPSYGAKGGLLIVDSHNDPLRRKGTAAEKDPSVLKNLPSRPQSSNAAFGLKPTYPFKECLEAADEPYSEYCTKFGPQAPVKGFTDAKGWYPGIEIRDGAAYARDNDASVVIPSRGNQQYTTRVVNPDGTPATDYYGSTLGGGAIVLGTGNPGDAGVQYGVSIIIKRAAKDNSYAQVYVVPPRS